TGCCCTCCAGTCGACGGCCGTCCAGATCCAGGATCTCTGGCGCGCACACGGGCTCGCCCTGCCCGACGGCGGGGTCTGGTCGCTGATCGGCGCCACTCCGATGATCGGCGTCAACGATGTCAAGGGCGAAGTCTTCACGCTGGACGACGCTGCAGCCCTGAACGCCTTCGCGGTCGAGAAGGGCGTCGCCCGCCTGTCGATGTGGTCACTTACCCGCGACCAGACCTGTGGCAGCAACTATCCGACCCTGCACATCGTCTCCACCGCGTGCAGTGGAATCGAGCAGGCCGGAGTGAGCTTCGCGACGGTGCTCGCCGAGGGCTTCACCGGCACACCCTCAGCGAGGCCGGTGACGGTCAGTGATGGAGACGTCATCGAGGATGACCCGGCGACGAGCCCGTATCCTGTCTGGTCGTCGCAGACCTACTACTCGGAAGGGGTCACCGTCGTCTGGCACGGATCGGTGTACGTCTCCAAGTGGTGGAACGAAGACGGTTCGGTGCCGGATGACCCCCGGATCGACACGGCCGGGTCGGCCTGGACCTACATCGGGCCGGTGCTCCCCGGTGACGTGCCGTTCGCCCTGCCCCAGCTGGCGCCGGGCACGTACCCGGAGTGGTCGTCGACGGCCCTGTACGACCAGGGGGACCGGGTGATGCTCGACGGAAGTGGTTACGAGGCGCGGTGGTGGTCCCAGGGCAAGAGTCCCGCACGCTCCGTGCTCGACCACGACTACTCGCCGTGGAAGTTGATCACCGGCCCCTGACCGGGAGCGACCTGCTCACCACGGTTATCCGACTGCACAGCGGCTGCAGCGGCTCCGTATTCGGAGTGGTTGCTGTCGACGGTGACGGTGGCGCTGCCGCCGCGCTGCGGAGGCAGCAGCCGGCCGACCGCCCGTGTGCGCGCGGCGCTGATGGCCGAGGCCATCCACACCAGCACCGGGTCGACGAGTTCGTCGGGGATGCTCCCGCCGCTGTCGTCGAGGAGCACGACGTCGACTCCTCGATCCCGGGCGGCGGCCACGACAGAGACGAGTGGCTCGCGGGCGAGCGACCCGGCGCGGAGACTGTCGCGGAGTTCCCCTTCGAGCGTTGCGTACTCGCGTCGTTCGGCCGCCGTGGCCGTACCGCTCCGGGCGATCCGTTCGAGGAGGGGAATCACGGTCCGGCCGAGCTCGGCAACCCGTGTGGTGAGCTCGGACCGTGCTGCCACCGTCCAGCTCTCCCGTTCTGCCGAGGCCACCGTGTCGTGGTGGAGCGCCGCGATCCGTCTCTGCATGCGGGCCACGACCAGCAGGATCGCCGCCGTGAGGATGATGAGCACGACCAGGCGCACCGTGACCGGAACGATCTGGCTGGCGGGCGAGTGCGTCACGACACCCGTGGCCACGAGGAGGGCGACGGTGAAGACGCCACCGTAGAGCGCAACCCTCAGCCTGCCGCGGAGTGCCAGCGCCACGAACACGAAGACGTACGCGACAGCGAACCACGAGGTGCCGTAGCTGAACGGGAGCGTCGTTGTGCCGGCGACCAGTCCGCCGCAGGCGATCGCCACGACGAGAGCCATCCGACGCCGGGAAGGAACCAGCGTCGGAGTGCGTCGCAGAATCTCGGACGCGAGCAACGCCGCCAGGAGAAGTCCGAGATTGATCGGCCAGGTTCCCGGAAATGCTGCCGAAGCGACGATCGCGCAGACCGTCTGGGTGAGGAGGTAGATGACAGCGACGGCGGCCAGTCCCGCCCGGAGCGCTCCCCGGTCGCCGGAGGCATCCAGCCTCCGGGACG
Above is a genomic segment from Subtercola boreus containing:
- a CDS encoding chitinase is translated as MARPGSRFAGRRLSPARLALSVVGVLAVGGALVGASMLPAMQAGVPGDASAGQWFASYYDVTLETGGQLARSPLGTSTGGAVLAFVVAQADDVCTPTWGKAYSLDDAAKTFELDRRVERMRREGEPLAASFGGSANTELAGACTTVPELTAAYRTVMDRYTLDVMDVDIEGDMLANVAATERRAQAVASLQNERRMNGGSLDVWLTLPVAPSGLTPAGLAQVESMLSAGVTLAGVNLMTMDYGTDGTIAMSSLSIDALQSTAVQIQDLWRAHGLALPDGGVWSLIGATPMIGVNDVKGEVFTLDDAAALNAFAVEKGVARLSMWSLTRDQTCGSNYPTLHIVSTACSGIEQAGVSFATVLAEGFTGTPSARPVTVSDGDVIEDDPATSPYPVWSSQTYYSEGVTVVWHGSVYVSKWWNEDGSVPDDPRIDTAGSAWTYIGPVLPGDVPFALPQLAPGTYPEWSSTALYDQGDRVMLDGSGYEARWWSQGKSPARSVLDHDYSPWKLITGP